One window of the Fusobacterium animalis 7_1 genome contains the following:
- a CDS encoding efflux RND transporter periplasmic adaptor subunit, whose product MKIKYILLFLIIFIFTACKKDTVEVIRAVKIQEINSMQDENFNIDFPAEISPTQKTVLAFKYAGKIKSINFESGDFVKKGQVIATMDDKDYKVNLEAFSKKYEAAKAVAQNAEIQFARAEKLYKGEALAKKDYDNALMQKNVAISTFKEASAGLENARNTLNDTKIIAPYDGYIDKKIVEVGTVVPEGGPVISFISNEITDISVNASLKDIEYIKNANGIIFKDNLSEKTYPLKVKSVAQNPDPINLTYPVTFTFSNLSEGEKFLSGQTGTVTISVKNNGNQEILIPLNAVFEDNGSNVYLFKNGIAVKTPIKIGELRETDKISVVKGLKSGDKVIVAGVSKLADGEKVRLLGGNK is encoded by the coding sequence ATGAAGATTAAATATATATTACTTTTTTTAATAATTTTTATTTTTACAGCTTGTAAAAAAGATACAGTGGAAGTTATAAGAGCTGTAAAAATCCAAGAAATAAATTCAATGCAAGATGAGAATTTTAATATTGATTTTCCAGCAGAAATTTCCCCTACACAAAAAACTGTATTAGCTTTTAAATATGCTGGTAAAATTAAGAGTATAAATTTTGAAAGTGGAGATTTTGTAAAAAAAGGGCAAGTAATTGCTACAATGGATGATAAAGATTACAAAGTTAATTTAGAAGCATTTTCTAAAAAATATGAAGCAGCAAAAGCTGTTGCACAAAATGCAGAAATACAATTTGCCAGAGCTGAAAAATTGTATAAAGGAGAAGCACTTGCAAAAAAAGATTATGATAATGCACTTATGCAAAAAAATGTTGCTATATCAACTTTTAAAGAAGCTAGTGCTGGACTTGAAAATGCTAGAAACACTTTAAATGACACAAAAATAATAGCTCCTTATGATGGATATATAGATAAAAAAATAGTTGAAGTAGGAACTGTTGTTCCAGAAGGAGGTCCTGTTATTTCATTTATATCAAATGAAATAACTGATATTTCTGTAAATGCTTCATTAAAAGACATTGAATATATTAAAAATGCCAATGGTATAATTTTTAAAGATAATTTATCAGAAAAAACATATCCTCTTAAAGTTAAAAGTGTTGCACAAAATCCCGATCCTATTAATTTAACTTATCCTGTTACCTTTACTTTTTCAAATCTTAGTGAAGGTGAAAAATTTTTATCTGGACAGACAGGGACTGTAACTATAAGTGTTAAAAATAATGGAAATCAAGAAATTTTAATTCCTTTAAATGCTGTTTTTGAAGATAATGGTTCAAATGTTTATCTATTTAAAAATGGAATAGCTGTTAAAACTCCAATAAAAATTGGAGAATTAAGAGAAACTGATAAAATAAGTGTAGTTAAAGGATTAAAAAGTGGAGATAAAGTAATAGTTGCAGGAGTAAGTAAATTAGCAGATGGAGAAAAAGTGAGACTTTTAGGAGGCAATAAATGA
- a CDS encoding 2-hydroxyacid dehydrogenase, with protein MEKTKIIFFDIKDYDKEFFKKYEKDYNFEMTFLKVRLTEETANLTKGYDVVCGFANDNINKETIDIMAENGIKLLAMRCAGFNNVSLKDIHNRFKVVRVPAYSPHAIAEYTVGLILAVNRKIHKAYVRTREGNFSINGLMGFDLDGKTAGIIGTGKIGQILIKILRGFDMKVIAYDLYPNQKAADELGFEYVSLDELYAKSDIISLNCPLTKDTKYMINRRSMLKMKDGVILVNTGRGMLIDSADLVEALKDKKIGAVALDVYEEEENYFFEDKSNQVIEDDILGRLLSFYNVLITSHQAYFTKEAVDAITVTTLNNIKDFIEGKPLVNEVLQN; from the coding sequence ATGGAAAAAACAAAAATCATATTTTTTGATATAAAAGATTATGATAAAGAATTTTTTAAAAAATATGAAAAAGATTATAATTTTGAGATGACTTTTTTAAAAGTTAGATTGACAGAAGAAACTGCTAATTTAACAAAAGGTTATGATGTTGTTTGTGGTTTTGCCAATGATAATATAAATAAAGAAACTATTGATATTATGGCTGAAAATGGAATAAAACTTTTGGCTATGAGATGTGCTGGATTTAATAATGTTTCTTTAAAAGATATACATAACAGATTTAAAGTTGTTAGAGTTCCTGCTTATTCACCTCATGCCATAGCTGAATACACAGTAGGACTTATCTTAGCAGTCAATAGAAAAATTCATAAAGCCTATGTTCGTACAAGAGAGGGAAATTTTTCTATAAATGGTTTAATGGGCTTTGATTTAGATGGGAAAACTGCTGGAATTATAGGAACTGGAAAAATAGGACAAATATTGATTAAAATATTAAGAGGCTTTGATATGAAAGTCATAGCTTATGATTTATATCCTAATCAAAAAGCTGCAGATGAACTTGGTTTTGAATATGTAAGTTTAGATGAACTTTATGCTAAATCAGATATTATTTCTTTAAATTGCCCTCTTACAAAAGACACTAAATATATGATTAATAGAAGATCTATGTTGAAAATGAAAGATGGAGTTATTTTAGTAAATACAGGTAGAGGTATGCTTATAGATTCAGCTGATTTAGTTGAAGCCTTAAAAGATAAAAAAATTGGAGCTGTTGCTCTTGATGTATATGAAGAAGAAGAAAATTATTTCTTTGAAGATAAATCTAATCAGGTTATAGAAGATGATATTTTAGGAAGACTTTTATCTTTCTATAATGTTCTTATAACATCGCACCAAGCATATTTTACAAAAGAAGCAGTTGATGCAATCACTGTTACAACTTTAAATAATATAAAAGATTTTATTGAAGGAAAACCATTGGTAAATGAAGTTTTACAAAATTAA
- a CDS encoding toxin-antitoxin system YwqK family antitoxin codes for MKKILIILIFLFVSIFSYSADIDFNIRVMMGLTKIEEKDNPKYKKFLNYIDENLAKKGEVKYSHKVNIDRKVVKFFSEKGEILLTENLPKEFLDIVDNSIKVAVNKEEIKKTIKNIYEDPYTYVSISKYKENLILFTEEDMVNRGKIKYTMSVVLKRELTDNEKNELIYLKDNNDDEFFKKYRTYLDSETTKTYINDKLELFQEIKGLTETTILYKKNEVSKVIVEYSDNNRINSVVKSYKNDRLLKETFIKNKKIVLEKEYYASGKLAREIPLKDGLINGEVKDYYENGKIRSTATFIDGDIDGVIKKYNQAGKVIKETLYKNGKKVK; via the coding sequence ATGAAAAAAATTTTAATTATTTTAATATTTTTATTTGTTTCTATTTTTTCTTATTCAGCAGATATAGATTTTAATATAAGAGTTATGATGGGATTGACTAAGATAGAAGAAAAAGATAATCCAAAATATAAAAAGTTTTTAAATTATATTGATGAAAACTTAGCTAAAAAAGGTGAAGTTAAATATTCACATAAAGTAAATATAGATAGAAAAGTAGTAAAATTTTTTTCTGAAAAGGGAGAGATTTTACTTACAGAAAATCTTCCAAAAGAATTTTTAGATATTGTAGATAATTCTATAAAAGTTGCTGTAAATAAAGAAGAAATTAAAAAAACTATTAAAAATATATATGAAGACCCATACACTTATGTGAGTATAAGTAAATATAAGGAAAATTTAATTTTATTTACAGAAGAAGATATGGTAAATAGGGGTAAAATTAAATATACTATGTCAGTTGTTCTAAAAAGAGAATTGACAGATAATGAAAAAAATGAATTAATTTATTTAAAAGACAATAATGATGATGAGTTTTTTAAAAAATATAGAACTTATTTAGATAGTGAAACCACAAAAACTTATATAAATGATAAATTAGAACTTTTTCAAGAAATTAAAGGTTTAACTGAAACAACTATCTTGTATAAAAAAAATGAAGTTTCAAAAGTAATTGTAGAGTATAGTGATAATAATCGTATAAATTCAGTAGTTAAGTCATATAAAAATGATAGATTATTAAAAGAAACATTTATCAAAAACAAAAAGATAGTATTAGAAAAAGAATATTATGCCAGTGGAAAATTAGCAAGAGAAATACCTCTAAAAGATGGTTTAATTAATGGTGAAGTAAAAGATTACTATGAAAATGGAAAAATAAGGTCAACTGCTACCTTTATAGATGGTGATATTGATGGTGTGATAAAAAAATATAATCAAGCTGGAAAAGTTATTAAAGAAACTTTATATAAAAATGGAAAGAAAGTTAAATAA
- a CDS encoding efflux RND transporter permease subunit, with translation MKIIEYSIKNRVVIVFATLVLTIAGIFSYFELGKLEDPEFKVKEAIVVTLYPGASPESVEQEVTDKIEIALRKIPNADVDSVSKAGYSEVHIKIDESTPSEKIDQQWDIVRKKINDVKTTLPLGALPPVVLDDYGDVYGMFFAITSEGFSKEELYNYAKDIRKELEKTDGVAKTILFGNSDSVIEVLVDKNKIANLGINEKMIALAFTSQNIPAYANSMLHGDKNIRFDIDQSFESIEDIENLVIYSTPPVLNVQKPTTVLLKDIAEVRKTEVKPYTTKMRYNGKEAIGLMLSPVTGTNVVETGKEINKKIELLKQDLPYGIEIEKVYYQPELVSSAINQFIINLIESVVVVVGVLLITMGIRSGLIIGSGLILSILGTLIAMLGMKIDLQRVSLGAFIIAMGMLVDNSIVVVDGVLDSLDSGNNKYTALTKPTEKTAIPLLGATFIAIIAFLPMYLMPTTAGEYIKSLFWVVAVSLGLSWVISLTQTTVFCDIYLSENNLKSGNSKGKLLHDKFSVLLEKILTHKKFSILILLGAFFLSMLLFIKVPFSFFPDSDKKGFVVNLWNPEGTDIEYTNKISEAVENEVLKQDGIISVTSAIGASPSRYYIATIPELPNTALSQLIISVKKLKNIDKISETVKEFVDNNFPDTRVEIRKYANGMPTKYPIQLRIIGNDPSVLREYSKKFGNILRDIEGAENVQTDWKEKQLVIKPELDKVKERESLVTALDIATSLSRSTNGIKIGTFKDGEENIPVMFKEKNDSREFNMNSLGQVPVWGLGFKSIPFRELIRKENLIWENPIIIRKDGFRAIQVQADVKNGYRVEAVRKKFAQAIKESKIELPKGYKLEWSGEFYEQEKNTKEVISYVPLQLIIMFMTCVLLFGNLKDPIIIFGVLPLSFIGILPGLFITGRTFGFMAIIGTISLSGMMIKSAIVLIDEIRYEIYTLKKEPFKAIIDSSASRIRAVSLAAGTTVLGMTPLMFDPLFSDMAITIVFGLTVTTLLILFVVPLLYSIFYKIDKPKEN, from the coding sequence ATGAAAATTATAGAATACTCTATAAAAAATAGAGTAGTTATAGTCTTTGCAACATTAGTTTTAACCATTGCTGGAATATTTTCATATTTTGAATTAGGAAAACTTGAAGATCCTGAATTTAAAGTTAAAGAAGCAATAGTTGTTACTTTATATCCGGGTGCCTCTCCTGAAAGTGTTGAGCAGGAAGTTACAGATAAAATAGAAATTGCTCTCAGAAAAATTCCTAATGCAGATGTTGATAGTGTATCAAAAGCTGGTTATTCAGAAGTACATATAAAAATAGATGAAAGCACCCCAAGTGAAAAAATAGATCAACAATGGGATATAGTTAGAAAAAAAATTAATGATGTAAAAACTACTTTACCTTTAGGGGCATTACCTCCAGTAGTTCTTGATGACTATGGAGATGTATACGGTATGTTCTTTGCAATAACAAGTGAAGGCTTTTCTAAGGAAGAACTTTATAATTATGCAAAAGATATTAGGAAAGAGTTAGAAAAAACAGATGGAGTGGCAAAGACAATTTTATTTGGTAATAGTGATAGTGTTATAGAAGTGTTAGTTGATAAGAATAAAATAGCTAATCTTGGAATAAATGAAAAAATGATAGCCTTAGCATTTACAAGCCAAAATATACCTGCTTATGCTAACTCAATGTTACATGGAGATAAAAATATTAGATTTGATATAGATCAAAGTTTTGAATCCATAGAAGATATAGAAAATTTAGTTATATATTCAACTCCACCAGTATTAAATGTCCAAAAGCCAACAACGGTATTATTAAAAGATATTGCTGAGGTTAGAAAAACAGAAGTTAAACCTTATACTACAAAGATGAGATACAATGGTAAAGAAGCTATTGGACTTATGCTATCACCTGTTACTGGAACAAATGTAGTTGAAACAGGAAAAGAAATAAATAAAAAAATAGAACTTCTTAAACAAGATTTGCCCTATGGAATTGAAATAGAAAAAGTTTACTATCAACCTGAACTTGTATCCTCTGCAATAAACCAATTTATAATAAATTTGATTGAATCAGTTGTAGTTGTTGTAGGTGTTCTTTTAATCACTATGGGAATTAGAAGTGGATTGATAATTGGTAGTGGACTTATACTTTCAATATTGGGGACTCTTATTGCAATGCTAGGAATGAAAATAGATTTACAAAGAGTTTCTTTGGGAGCTTTTATAATTGCAATGGGAATGCTTGTTGACAATTCAATAGTTGTAGTTGATGGAGTTTTGGATTCATTGGATAGTGGAAATAATAAATATACTGCTCTAACTAAACCAACAGAAAAAACTGCTATACCTCTTTTAGGAGCAACTTTTATAGCAATAATTGCATTTTTACCTATGTATCTTATGCCAACAACTGCTGGTGAATATATAAAAAGTTTGTTTTGGGTAGTTGCTGTTTCACTGGGATTGAGTTGGGTAATTTCACTTACACAGACAACTGTATTTTGTGATATATATTTAAGTGAAAATAATCTTAAATCTGGAAATAGTAAAGGAAAATTATTACATGATAAATTTTCAGTCTTACTTGAAAAAATTTTAACTCATAAAAAATTTTCAATTTTAATTTTACTTGGAGCATTTTTTCTTTCAATGTTATTATTTATAAAAGTTCCATTTTCCTTTTTTCCAGATTCAGACAAAAAAGGCTTTGTAGTTAATCTATGGAATCCAGAAGGAACAGATATAGAGTACACTAATAAAATCAGTGAAGCAGTTGAAAATGAAGTTTTAAAACAAGATGGAATAATATCAGTTACCTCAGCAATAGGAGCTTCACCATCAAGATATTATATTGCTACTATTCCAGAATTACCTAATACAGCTTTATCTCAATTGATAATCTCAGTTAAAAAACTTAAAAATATTGATAAAATTAGTGAAACTGTTAAAGAATTTGTAGATAATAATTTCCCAGATACTCGTGTTGAAATTAGAAAATATGCTAATGGTATGCCCACAAAATATCCTATACAACTTAGAATTATTGGCAACGATCCAAGTGTTTTGAGAGAATACTCTAAAAAATTTGGAAATATTTTAAGAGATATTGAAGGAGCAGAAAATGTCCAAACAGATTGGAAAGAAAAACAATTAGTTATAAAACCAGAACTTGATAAAGTAAAAGAAAGAGAAAGTCTTGTAACAGCTCTGGATATCGCAACTTCATTAAGTAGAAGTACTAATGGTATAAAAATTGGGACATTTAAAGATGGAGAAGAAAACATTCCAGTTATGTTTAAAGAAAAAAATGATAGTAGAGAATTTAATATGAATAGCTTAGGTCAAGTTCCTGTATGGGGCTTAGGTTTCAAAAGCATCCCATTTAGAGAACTTATAAGAAAAGAAAATCTTATCTGGGAAAATCCAATTATAATAAGAAAAGATGGATTTAGAGCAATACAAGTACAAGCAGATGTTAAAAATGGGTATAGAGTTGAAGCTGTTAGAAAAAAATTTGCTCAAGCAATAAAAGAAAGTAAAATAGAACTACCAAAAGGATATAAATTAGAGTGGAGTGGAGAATTTTATGAACAAGAAAAAAATACAAAAGAAGTTATCTCTTATGTTCCATTACAATTAATAATTATGTTTATGACCTGTGTACTTCTATTTGGAAATTTAAAAGATCCAATTATAATTTTTGGAGTTTTGCCACTATCTTTTATTGGCATACTCCCTGGACTCTTTATTACAGGAAGAACATTTGGTTTTATGGCAATAATTGGAACAATAAGTTTAAGTGGTATGATGATAAAAAGTGCTATTGTTTTAATAGATGAGATAAGATATGAAATTTATACTCTGAAAAAAGAGCCTTTTAAGGCTATTATAGATTCTAGTGCAAGTAGAATAAGAGCTGTTTCACTGGCAGCTGGAACAACTGTATTGGGCATGACACCTTTGATGTTTGATCCTCTATTTTCAGATATGGCAATAACTATTGTCTTTGGTTTGACTGTTACTACATTACTAATTTTATTCGTTGTTCCATTGTTATATAGCATATTCTATAAAATAGACAAACCAAAAGAAAATTAA
- a CDS encoding FprA family A-type flavoprotein has protein sequence MYCCTKINDDIIWIGVNDRKTERFENYIPLDNGITYNSYLIMDEKICIIDGVEEGENGNFLSKIEAMIGNAPVDYIIVNHVEPDHSGSIKNMLKIYPELKVVGNAKTIMMLKLLGLDLPDERVVTVKEKDILDLGKHKLTFYLMPMVHWPESMATYDITDKILFSNDAFGSFGTLDGAIFDDEVNTDFFTDEMRRYYSNIVGKFGAPVNAVLKKLSSVEISCICPSHGLVWRKYIKEIIERYQKWANMEATKEGVVIVYGSMYGHTAEMAEVLGRELGNRGIKDVIIYDSSKTDHSYIFSTIWRYKGLMLGSCAHNNDIYPKMEPLLHKLENYGLKNRYLGIFGNMMWSGGGVKRIKEFAATLTGLEQIGEPIEIKGHITPEERDRLIELANLMADKLIADRK, from the coding sequence ATGTATTGTTGTACAAAAATAAATGATGATATTATTTGGATTGGTGTTAATGATAGAAAAACTGAAAGATTTGAAAACTACATTCCTTTGGATAATGGAATAACATATAATTCATATCTAATAATGGATGAAAAAATATGTATAATTGATGGTGTTGAAGAAGGAGAAAATGGAAATTTTTTATCTAAAATAGAAGCAATGATAGGTAATGCCCCTGTTGATTATATTATAGTAAATCATGTGGAACCTGATCACTCTGGTTCAATTAAAAATATGTTAAAAATTTATCCAGAATTAAAAGTTGTAGGAAATGCAAAAACTATAATGATGTTAAAATTATTAGGTCTTGATTTGCCAGATGAAAGAGTTGTAACTGTAAAAGAAAAAGATATTCTAGATTTAGGAAAACATAAATTAACTTTTTATTTAATGCCTATGGTGCATTGGCCTGAATCAATGGCAACTTATGATATAACAGATAAAATTTTATTTTCAAATGATGCTTTTGGAAGTTTTGGAACATTAGATGGAGCTATTTTTGATGACGAAGTTAATACAGATTTTTTTACTGATGAAATGAGAAGATATTATTCTAATATAGTTGGAAAATTTGGAGCTCCTGTAAATGCTGTATTAAAAAAGTTATCTTCTGTTGAAATTTCTTGTATCTGCCCTTCACATGGATTAGTTTGGAGAAAATATATAAAAGAAATTATAGAAAGATATCAAAAATGGGCTAATATGGAAGCCACAAAAGAAGGAGTAGTAATAGTTTATGGAAGTATGTATGGCCATACTGCTGAAATGGCAGAAGTTTTAGGAAGAGAACTAGGAAACAGAGGAATTAAAGATGTTATAATTTACGACTCATCTAAAACAGATCACTCATATATATTTAGTACAATTTGGAGATATAAAGGGCTTATGTTAGGATCTTGTGCTCATAATAATGATATTTATCCAAAAATGGAGCCATTACTTCATAAGTTAGAAAACTATGGTTTAAAAAATAGATATTTAGGAATTTTTGGAAATATGATGTGGAGTGGTGGTGGAGTAAAAAGAATTAAAGAATTTGCTGCTACTTTAACTGGTTTAGAACAAATTGGGGAACCTATTGAAATAAAAGGACACATTACTCCTGAAGAAAGAGATAGATTAATAGAACTTGCTAATCTTATGGCAGATAAACTTATAGCTGATAGAAAATAA
- a CDS encoding toxin-antitoxin system YwqK family antitoxin, with translation MKKIFVVLMFIFYGLLNFSQAKDVKITLYDEKNFELDFNMKLMMGLTKAENDSKYEKLVNYIDENLTSKNKVSYTTNINLKKSVIEVFSENGDLLYKGKISKESAKLLSNTLELARNLPLTINGKWQERDNFFDKLTENVNITKLNGKVILSVEENAENKYGKTTIIVKNILKRELTDSEKKELLNLKEVDLLYRYKKYMESESLKGYDNEKLEIIKEDKNLKMIFERMFKDNKSIKQEIEYADDNRLKGISRRYEYGILKNETFFEDPFTVLVKQYYPDGTLMTEIHYNKGEIDGEMKGYYQNGKLKYTSPYTNGKINGHYKAYDDNGNLTEELLYKNGRFIEQIYKE, from the coding sequence ATGAAAAAAATATTTGTAGTTTTGATGTTTATTTTTTATGGATTATTAAATTTCTCTCAAGCTAAGGATGTAAAAATAACTCTGTATGATGAGAAAAATTTTGAACTAGATTTTAATATGAAACTAATGATGGGATTAACTAAAGCTGAAAATGATTCTAAATATGAAAAGTTAGTAAACTATATTGATGAAAATTTAACTTCAAAAAATAAAGTAAGTTATACAACTAATATAAATTTGAAAAAATCAGTTATAGAAGTTTTTTCTGAAAATGGAGATTTACTTTATAAAGGTAAAATTTCAAAAGAAAGTGCTAAGCTTTTAAGTAATACTTTAGAATTAGCTAGAAACCTTCCATTAACTATTAATGGAAAATGGCAAGAAAGAGATAATTTTTTTGACAAATTAACAGAAAATGTTAATATAACAAAACTTAATGGAAAAGTGATATTGTCAGTTGAAGAAAATGCAGAAAATAAATATGGTAAGACAACTATTATAGTAAAAAATATATTGAAAAGAGAATTGACTGATAGTGAAAAAAAAGAACTTTTAAATTTAAAAGAAGTGGACTTACTATACCGCTATAAAAAATATATGGAAAGTGAAAGTTTAAAAGGATATGATAATGAAAAACTAGAAATAATAAAAGAAGATAAAAATTTAAAAATGATTTTTGAAAGAATGTTTAAAGATAATAAAAGTATTAAGCAAGAGATAGAATATGCGGATGATAATCGTTTAAAAGGTATTTCTAGAAGATATGAATATGGAATATTGAAAAATGAAACTTTTTTTGAAGATCCTTTCACAGTATTAGTTAAACAATACTATCCTGATGGTACTTTAATGACGGAAATACATTATAATAAAGGCGAAATAGATGGTGAAATGAAAGGTTACTATCAAAATGGCAAATTAAAATATACATCTCCATATACAAATGGAAAAATAAACGGACATTACAAAGCTTATGATGATAATGGAAATTTAACTGAAGAACTATTATATAAAAATGGTAGATTTATTGAACAAATTTATAAGGAGTAG
- a CDS encoding flavodoxin gives MNKISLVYYSATGNTESMAKAIEEGIVEAGGKVTVYKSNAMNKDDILSSDVIVMGSSATGSEVIDESDLLPFMEEDGPKFKGKKVYIFGSYGWGGGEYADNWKTQLEGFGAKIVAMPILANEAPTDEELAQLKEIGKKLVTI, from the coding sequence ATGAATAAAATTAGTTTAGTGTATTACAGTGCAACTGGAAATACTGAATCAATGGCAAAAGCTATTGAAGAAGGAATTGTGGAAGCTGGTGGAAAAGTTACTGTCTATAAATCAAATGCAATGAATAAAGATGATATTCTTTCAAGTGATGTTATAGTAATGGGATCATCTGCAACAGGATCAGAAGTCATAGATGAAAGTGATTTATTACCATTTATGGAAGAAGATGGTCCTAAATTCAAAGGTAAAAAGGTATATATCTTTGGTTCTTATGGTTGGGGAGGTGGAGAATATGCAGACAACTGGAAAACTCAACTAGAAGGATTTGGAGCTAAGATAGTTGCTATGCCTATTCTTGCTAATGAAGCTCCTACTGATGAAGAATTAGCTCAATTAAAAGAAATTGGTAAAAAATTAGTTACTATCTAA
- a CDS encoding TolC family protein, whose protein sequence is MKLRNNLIFLSFILFLSCSKVNIENENKTMMQGLKEKEISTENLRREKEGMLSLDECIDLALKNNSQIKLKEIEAKIAKIDKKISFGNFLPRISAMYSISELDRYVSATIPAPDVTIGVLGGITLPSLPVTLTSRMVDKDFKNYALTAQLPIFVPATWFLYSAREKGENISLYTEDLTKKMIKLKVISEYYYILALVSEKRVLESEYEYAKKLNKNAKLALETESILKWQEEQTELLIKQKENAIKNNERDLKIAKMNLMNDLGLDLNADFRFVIPEDTVYKLPPLEDVVYDALINSELIKISHNVVAISKDKVKIAMSRFLPQISLGGGVIGTGLSFLDPKNILFGAVTGFLSLFNGFKDVNEYKKAKLQSEAAYIQREDVIMNTIISAVNSYNNVQKSIEDKELADMNYKIANEKYRQKKLENEVGNITAADLLNEMTELEKATSLKEKADYKYSVSVEALKMLIEK, encoded by the coding sequence ATGAAACTGAGAAATAACTTAATTTTTCTTTCATTTATTTTATTTTTATCTTGTTCCAAGGTAAATATTGAAAATGAAAATAAAACTATGATGCAAGGATTAAAAGAAAAAGAAATAAGTACAGAAAATCTAAGAAGAGAAAAAGAGGGGATGTTAAGTTTAGATGAATGTATAGATTTAGCCTTAAAAAATAATTCTCAAATAAAATTAAAAGAGATAGAAGCTAAGATAGCTAAAATTGATAAAAAAATTTCTTTTGGTAATTTTTTACCAAGAATTTCTGCTATGTATTCAATCTCTGAGTTAGATAGATATGTGAGTGCAACTATTCCAGCACCTGATGTAACAATAGGAGTTTTAGGTGGAATAACTTTGCCATCACTTCCAGTTACATTGACAAGTAGAATGGTAGACAAAGATTTTAAAAATTATGCTTTAACTGCACAACTTCCAATTTTTGTCCCAGCCACTTGGTTTTTATATTCAGCAAGAGAAAAGGGAGAAAATATCAGCTTATACACAGAAGATTTAACTAAAAAGATGATAAAGTTAAAAGTTATAAGTGAATATTACTATATTTTAGCCTTAGTAAGTGAAAAAAGAGTTTTAGAAAGTGAATATGAATATGCCAAAAAATTAAATAAAAATGCAAAATTAGCATTAGAAACTGAAAGTATTTTAAAATGGCAAGAAGAACAGACAGAACTTTTAATTAAACAAAAGGAAAATGCTATTAAAAATAATGAAAGAGATTTAAAAATTGCAAAAATGAATTTAATGAATGATTTAGGTTTAGACTTAAATGCAGATTTTAGATTTGTTATTCCAGAAGATACAGTTTATAAACTTCCTCCTCTTGAAGATGTTGTGTATGATGCACTTATCAATAGTGAACTTATAAAAATAAGTCATAATGTAGTAGCAATTAGTAAAGATAAAGTAAAAATTGCAATGAGCAGATTTTTACCTCAAATTAGTTTAGGTGGAGGAGTAATTGGAACTGGTCTAAGTTTTCTTGATCCAAAAAATATCCTTTTTGGAGCTGTTACAGGTTTCTTATCATTATTTAATGGTTTTAAAGATGTTAATGAATATAAAAAAGCTAAGTTGCAATCAGAGGCAGCTTATATACAAAGAGAAGATGTTATAATGAATACCATAATATCAGCAGTAAATTCATATAATAATGTTCAAAAAAGTATAGAAGATAAAGAATTAGCAGATATGAATTACAAGATTGCAAATGAAAAATATAGACAAAAAAAATTAGAAAATGAAGTTGGGAATATAACTGCTGCTGATTTATTAAATGAAATGACTGAACTGGAAAAAGCAACTAGTCTTAAAGAAAAAGCAGACTATAAATATAGTGTTTCAGTTGAAGCTTTAAAAATGTTAATTGAAAAATAG